The Brachyhypopomus gauderio isolate BG-103 chromosome 1, BGAUD_0.2, whole genome shotgun sequence genome includes a window with the following:
- the aktip gene encoding AKT-interacting protein has translation MNPFWSMSTNAGRKRSDCEDQGGMGEPRTSPARHPFGKKQLPSIPKNTLPITKPSSPASATQAANGTHASYGPFYLEYSLLAEFTLVIKQKLPGIYVQPSYRSALMWFGVIFIRHGLYQDGVFKFTVYIPDNYPDGDCPRVVFDTPVFHPLVNPVSGELDVKRAFTKWRRNHNHIWQVLMYARTVFYKINTMEPLNPEAAVLYDKDIQLFKSKVVDGVRLCNSHLFDQPKIDDPYAISFSPWNPAVHEEAREKMFTHKRRLEDHPKGLQVSGLSWVKPGSTQPFSKEEYPLQT, from the exons ATGAACCCTTTCTGGAGCATGTCGACGAACGCCGGTCGTAAG CGATCTGACTGTGAGGATCAGGGCGGGATGGGAGAACCCAGGACCAGCCCTGCCCGTCATCCCTTTGGCAAGAAGCAGCTGCCCTCCATCCCCAAGAACACGCTCCCCATCACCAAGCCCTCCTCTCCGGCGTCGGCCACGCAGGCCGCCAACGGCACACACGCGTCCTACGGCCCCTTCTACCTGGAATACTCTCTGCTCGCAGAGTT TACGCTGGTGATAAAGCAAAAACTCCCTGGTATCTACGTCCAGCCCTCCTACAGATCAGCCCTCA TGTGGTTCGGCGTGATCTTCATCCGCCATGGATTGTACCAGGACGGCGTCTTCAAGTTCACGGTCTACATTCCGGATAACTACCCCGATGGAGACTGTCCT AGAGTGGTGTTTGATACCCCCGTATTTCACCCCCTGGTGAACCCCGTTTCTGGAGAGCTTGACGTGAAAAGAGCATTCACCAAGTGGAG ACGGAACCATAACCACATCTGGCAGGTGCTAATGTACGCACGCACAGTCTTCTACAAGATCAACACCATGGAGCCGCTCAACCCAGAGGCTGCTGTTCT ATATGACAAGGACATTCAGCTCTTCAAAAGTAAGGTGGTTGATGGTGTCAGACTATGCAACAGCCACCTGTTTGACCAACCCAAGATAGATGACCCATATGCAATAAG TTTCTCTCCTTGGAACCCAGCTGTGCACGAGGAAGCACGAGAAAAGATGTTCACACACAAA AGAAGGCTTGAGGATCACCCCAAAGGGCTGCAGGTCTCAGGACTGTCTTGGGTGAAACCAGGATCCACACAGCCATTTAGCAAAGAGGAATACCCTCTCCAGACCTGA